The following proteins come from a genomic window of Alnus glutinosa chromosome 10, dhAlnGlut1.1, whole genome shotgun sequence:
- the LOC133879861 gene encoding transcription factor GTE12 isoform X4, translating to MIAAETILSNKNFTLKFSKKRIEATPGTGSCEQGQQVSFVDEQNHSSFVNANDQSEIKKMHNSVSCPSGSGKKLDPEYLKAKSSMSGSNKRGPLQLIECQREKRQKMDRSVASQCSTILKKLMTHPAGWVFNKPVDPAALNIPDYFSIIKNPMDLGTIKSKLVKNMYFGTEEFEADIRLTFSNAMLYNPPDNSVHKMAVELNNIFETRWKAFEGKWNRESLKVGQGKLLSGRVKETNDTRQNVDKAPPSHNNLLLKRSMPSVQKVTRTSDGRDVELAKTARNCTQKSSGKDFQKGVDSGNRHACGSVNSKVPLSPIVRKCGRCGNSTCQCILPCDSSTHPSSSDLSSERSLGRDHRVCGVDASIQAKSMSVSQTSKTRPDSDGAVSAFDDENACLTSQPTLSATDGASQGDFDVHLSPKKALRVAMLKSRYAETILKAQEKTLLDHGNKVDPLKMQQDKERLERRQREERAKIEAQIRVAEAASRMKEELDLKQKREREREAARAAVHKMEKTVDLEENLWIQKELDMLLGCSLSHTRSLLEQLGLFIKVESMEDDYEVNLNVDGEEGEIFS from the exons ATGATTGCGGCTGAAACCATTTTATCAAACAAGAACTTCACGCTTAAGTTCTCCaagaaaagaatagaagccACACCTGGTACGGGATCATGTGAGCAGGGGCAGCAGGTCTCATTTGTTGATGAGCAGAATCACAGTAGTTTTGTGAATGCAAATGATCAATCTGAGATAAAGAAGATGCACAATTCCGTGAGTTGTCCTTCTGGAAGTGGAAAGAAGTTGGATCCCGAGTATTTGAAGGCAAAATCCTCTATGTCAGGGTCTAACAAGCGTGGACCCCTACAGTTGATAGAGTGTCAAAGGGAGAAGAGGCAAAAGATGGACCGTAGTGTGGCTTCCCAGTGTTCTACCATTTTGAAAAAACTGATGACTCATCCAGCTGGTTGGGTTTTCAACAAACCAGTGGATCCTGCGGCATTAAACATTCCAGATTATTTCTCGATTATAAAGAACCCCATGGATTTGGGAACAATAAAGTCCAAACTAGTGAAGAATATGTATTTTGGCACTGAAGAGTTTGAGGCTGACATTAGACTGACCTTTTCCAATGCAATGCTCTACAATCCTCCTGATAATAGCGTCCACAAAATGGCAGTGGAATTAAACAACATTTTTGAGACAAGATGGAAAGCTTTTGAGGGAAAGTGGAATCGTGAAAGCTTGAAAGTTGGGCAAGGGAAACTTTTGAGTGGACGAGTGAAAGAGACTAATGACACAAGACAAAATGTTGATAAAGCACCTCCTTCGCATAATAATTTGTTGCTTAAGAGGTCAATGCCATCTGTTCAGAAGGTCACAAGGACTTCTGATGGAAGAGATGTTGAA CTAGCCAAGACGGCACGGAACTGCACACAAAAGTCATCAGGAAAAGACTTCCAAAAAG GTGTTGACAGTGGTAATAGACATGCTTGTGGCTCTGTCAATTCCAAAGTTCCATTGAGCCCGATTGTTCGCAAATGTGGTAGATGTGGAAACAGTACATGCCAATGCATACTACCTTGTGATTCATCAACCCATCCATCCTCAAGTG ATTTGTCTTCAGAAAGATCATTGGGTAGAGATCATCGTGTATGTGGTGTTGATGCTTCCATACAG GCTAAAAGCATGTCAGTATCCCAAACGAGCAAAACACGGCCAGATTCTGATG GGGCTGTAAGTGCTTTTGACGATGAAAATGCATGCCTTACTTCCCAGCCCACACTTTCTGCTACAGATGGTGCTTCTCAAGGAG ATTTTGATGTACATCTTTCACCAAAGAAGGCCCTCCGGGTGGCAATGCTGAAGAGCCGCTATGCGGAAACTATTCTGAAAGCACAAGAGAAGACACTGCTTGACCAT GGTAACAAAGTTGACCCCTTGAAGATGCAGCAGGATAAGGAAAGATTAGAAAGGAGACAACGCGAAG AGAGGGCTAAAATTGAAGCCCAAATTAGAGTGGCTGAAGCTGCCTCACGAATGAAGGAAGAGCTTGATCTGAAGCAGAAGCgggaaagagaaagggaagCTGCTCGAGCTGCGGTTCACAAG ATGGAAAAAACTGTTGATCTTGAAGAGAATTTGTGGATTCAGAAGGAACTGGATATGTTGCTTGGCTGTTCTTTGTCTCACACGCGCTCCCTATTAGAGCAGCTAGGTTTGTTTATCAAAGTTGAGTCCATGGAAGATGATTATGAGGTGAATCTGAATGTAGATGGAGAGGAAGGGGAGATTTTTTCATGA
- the LOC133879861 gene encoding transcription factor GTE12 isoform X2 has translation MIAAETILSNKNFTLKFSKKRIEATPGTGSCEQGQQVSFVDEQNHSSFVNANDQSEIKKMHNSVSCPSGSGKKLDPEYLKAKSSMSGSNKRGPLQLIECQREKRQKMDRSVASQCSTILKKLMTHPAGWVFNKPVDPAALNIPDYFSIIKNPMDLGTIKSKLVKNMYFGTEEFEADIRLTFSNAMLYNPPDNSVHKMAVELNNIFETRWKAFEGKWNRESLKVGQGKLLSGRVKETNDTRQNVDKAPPSHNNLLLKRSMPSVQKVTRTSDGRDVELAKTARNCTQKSSGKDFQKGVDSGNRHACGSVNSKVPLSPIVRKCGRCGNSTCQCILPCDSSTHPSSSDLSSERSLGRDHRVCGVDASIQAKSMSVSQTSKTRPDSDGAVSAFDDENACLTSQPTLSATDGASQGECPDFDVHLSPKKALRVAMLKSRYAETILKAQEKTLLDHGNKVDPLKMQQDKERLERRQREERAKIEAQIRVAEAASRMKEELDLKQKREREREAARAAVHKMEKTVDLEENLWIQKELDMLLGCSLSHTRSLLEQLGLFIKVESMEDDYEVNLNVDGEEGEIFS, from the exons ATGATTGCGGCTGAAACCATTTTATCAAACAAGAACTTCACGCTTAAGTTCTCCaagaaaagaatagaagccACACCTGGTACGGGATCATGTGAGCAGGGGCAGCAGGTCTCATTTGTTGATGAGCAGAATCACAGTAGTTTTGTGAATGCAAATGATCAATCTGAGATAAAGAAGATGCACAATTCCGTGAGTTGTCCTTCTGGAAGTGGAAAGAAGTTGGATCCCGAGTATTTGAAGGCAAAATCCTCTATGTCAGGGTCTAACAAGCGTGGACCCCTACAGTTGATAGAGTGTCAAAGGGAGAAGAGGCAAAAGATGGACCGTAGTGTGGCTTCCCAGTGTTCTACCATTTTGAAAAAACTGATGACTCATCCAGCTGGTTGGGTTTTCAACAAACCAGTGGATCCTGCGGCATTAAACATTCCAGATTATTTCTCGATTATAAAGAACCCCATGGATTTGGGAACAATAAAGTCCAAACTAGTGAAGAATATGTATTTTGGCACTGAAGAGTTTGAGGCTGACATTAGACTGACCTTTTCCAATGCAATGCTCTACAATCCTCCTGATAATAGCGTCCACAAAATGGCAGTGGAATTAAACAACATTTTTGAGACAAGATGGAAAGCTTTTGAGGGAAAGTGGAATCGTGAAAGCTTGAAAGTTGGGCAAGGGAAACTTTTGAGTGGACGAGTGAAAGAGACTAATGACACAAGACAAAATGTTGATAAAGCACCTCCTTCGCATAATAATTTGTTGCTTAAGAGGTCAATGCCATCTGTTCAGAAGGTCACAAGGACTTCTGATGGAAGAGATGTTGAA CTAGCCAAGACGGCACGGAACTGCACACAAAAGTCATCAGGAAAAGACTTCCAAAAAG GTGTTGACAGTGGTAATAGACATGCTTGTGGCTCTGTCAATTCCAAAGTTCCATTGAGCCCGATTGTTCGCAAATGTGGTAGATGTGGAAACAGTACATGCCAATGCATACTACCTTGTGATTCATCAACCCATCCATCCTCAAGTG ATTTGTCTTCAGAAAGATCATTGGGTAGAGATCATCGTGTATGTGGTGTTGATGCTTCCATACAG GCTAAAAGCATGTCAGTATCCCAAACGAGCAAAACACGGCCAGATTCTGATG GGGCTGTAAGTGCTTTTGACGATGAAAATGCATGCCTTACTTCCCAGCCCACACTTTCTGCTACAGATGGTGCTTCTCAAGGAG AATGTCCAGATTTTGATGTACATCTTTCACCAAAGAAGGCCCTCCGGGTGGCAATGCTGAAGAGCCGCTATGCGGAAACTATTCTGAAAGCACAAGAGAAGACACTGCTTGACCAT GGTAACAAAGTTGACCCCTTGAAGATGCAGCAGGATAAGGAAAGATTAGAAAGGAGACAACGCGAAG AGAGGGCTAAAATTGAAGCCCAAATTAGAGTGGCTGAAGCTGCCTCACGAATGAAGGAAGAGCTTGATCTGAAGCAGAAGCgggaaagagaaagggaagCTGCTCGAGCTGCGGTTCACAAG ATGGAAAAAACTGTTGATCTTGAAGAGAATTTGTGGATTCAGAAGGAACTGGATATGTTGCTTGGCTGTTCTTTGTCTCACACGCGCTCCCTATTAGAGCAGCTAGGTTTGTTTATCAAAGTTGAGTCCATGGAAGATGATTATGAGGTGAATCTGAATGTAGATGGAGAGGAAGGGGAGATTTTTTCATGA
- the LOC133879861 gene encoding transcription factor GTE12 isoform X1: MIAAETILSNKNFTLKFSKKRIEATPGTGSCEQGQQVSFVDEQNHSSFVNANDQSEIKKMHNSVSCPSGSGKKLDPEYLKAKSSMSGSNKRGPLQLIECQREKRQKMDRSVASQCSTILKKLMTHPAGWVFNKPVDPAALNIPDYFSIIKNPMDLGTIKSKLVKNMYFGTEEFEADIRLTFSNAMLYNPPDNSVHKMAVELNNIFETRWKAFEGKWNRESLKVGQGKLLSGRVKETNDTRQNVDKAPPSHNNLLLKRSMPSVQKVTRTSDGRDVELAKTARNCTQKSSGKDFQKGVDSGNRHACGSVNSKVPLSPIVRKCGRCGNSTCQCILPCDSSTHPSSSDLSSERSLGRDHRVCGVDASIQDCQAKSMSVSQTSKTRPDSDGAVSAFDDENACLTSQPTLSATDGASQGECPDFDVHLSPKKALRVAMLKSRYAETILKAQEKTLLDHGNKVDPLKMQQDKERLERRQREERAKIEAQIRVAEAASRMKEELDLKQKREREREAARAAVHKMEKTVDLEENLWIQKELDMLLGCSLSHTRSLLEQLGLFIKVESMEDDYEVNLNVDGEEGEIFS; the protein is encoded by the exons ATGATTGCGGCTGAAACCATTTTATCAAACAAGAACTTCACGCTTAAGTTCTCCaagaaaagaatagaagccACACCTGGTACGGGATCATGTGAGCAGGGGCAGCAGGTCTCATTTGTTGATGAGCAGAATCACAGTAGTTTTGTGAATGCAAATGATCAATCTGAGATAAAGAAGATGCACAATTCCGTGAGTTGTCCTTCTGGAAGTGGAAAGAAGTTGGATCCCGAGTATTTGAAGGCAAAATCCTCTATGTCAGGGTCTAACAAGCGTGGACCCCTACAGTTGATAGAGTGTCAAAGGGAGAAGAGGCAAAAGATGGACCGTAGTGTGGCTTCCCAGTGTTCTACCATTTTGAAAAAACTGATGACTCATCCAGCTGGTTGGGTTTTCAACAAACCAGTGGATCCTGCGGCATTAAACATTCCAGATTATTTCTCGATTATAAAGAACCCCATGGATTTGGGAACAATAAAGTCCAAACTAGTGAAGAATATGTATTTTGGCACTGAAGAGTTTGAGGCTGACATTAGACTGACCTTTTCCAATGCAATGCTCTACAATCCTCCTGATAATAGCGTCCACAAAATGGCAGTGGAATTAAACAACATTTTTGAGACAAGATGGAAAGCTTTTGAGGGAAAGTGGAATCGTGAAAGCTTGAAAGTTGGGCAAGGGAAACTTTTGAGTGGACGAGTGAAAGAGACTAATGACACAAGACAAAATGTTGATAAAGCACCTCCTTCGCATAATAATTTGTTGCTTAAGAGGTCAATGCCATCTGTTCAGAAGGTCACAAGGACTTCTGATGGAAGAGATGTTGAA CTAGCCAAGACGGCACGGAACTGCACACAAAAGTCATCAGGAAAAGACTTCCAAAAAG GTGTTGACAGTGGTAATAGACATGCTTGTGGCTCTGTCAATTCCAAAGTTCCATTGAGCCCGATTGTTCGCAAATGTGGTAGATGTGGAAACAGTACATGCCAATGCATACTACCTTGTGATTCATCAACCCATCCATCCTCAAGTG ATTTGTCTTCAGAAAGATCATTGGGTAGAGATCATCGTGTATGTGGTGTTGATGCTTCCATACAG GATTGTCAGGCTAAAAGCATGTCAGTATCCCAAACGAGCAAAACACGGCCAGATTCTGATG GGGCTGTAAGTGCTTTTGACGATGAAAATGCATGCCTTACTTCCCAGCCCACACTTTCTGCTACAGATGGTGCTTCTCAAGGAG AATGTCCAGATTTTGATGTACATCTTTCACCAAAGAAGGCCCTCCGGGTGGCAATGCTGAAGAGCCGCTATGCGGAAACTATTCTGAAAGCACAAGAGAAGACACTGCTTGACCAT GGTAACAAAGTTGACCCCTTGAAGATGCAGCAGGATAAGGAAAGATTAGAAAGGAGACAACGCGAAG AGAGGGCTAAAATTGAAGCCCAAATTAGAGTGGCTGAAGCTGCCTCACGAATGAAGGAAGAGCTTGATCTGAAGCAGAAGCgggaaagagaaagggaagCTGCTCGAGCTGCGGTTCACAAG ATGGAAAAAACTGTTGATCTTGAAGAGAATTTGTGGATTCAGAAGGAACTGGATATGTTGCTTGGCTGTTCTTTGTCTCACACGCGCTCCCTATTAGAGCAGCTAGGTTTGTTTATCAAAGTTGAGTCCATGGAAGATGATTATGAGGTGAATCTGAATGTAGATGGAGAGGAAGGGGAGATTTTTTCATGA
- the LOC133879861 gene encoding transcription factor GTE12 isoform X3, giving the protein MIAAETILSNKNFTLKFSKKRIEATPGTGSCEQGQQVSFVDEQNHSSFVNANDQSEIKKMHNSVSCPSGSGKKLDPEYLKAKSSMSGSNKRGPLQLIECQREKRQKMDRSVASQCSTILKKLMTHPAGWVFNKPVDPAALNIPDYFSIIKNPMDLGTIKSKLVKNMYFGTEEFEADIRLTFSNAMLYNPPDNSVHKMAVELNNIFETRWKAFEGKWNRESLKVGQGKLLSGRVKETNDTRQNVDKAPPSHNNLLLKRSMPSVQKVTRTSDGRDVELAKTARNCTQKSSGKDFQKGVDSGNRHACGSVNSKVPLSPIVRKCGRCGNSTCQCILPCDSSTHPSSSDLSSERSLGRDHRVCGVDASIQDCQAKSMSVSQTSKTRPDSDGAVSAFDDENACLTSQPTLSATDGASQGDFDVHLSPKKALRVAMLKSRYAETILKAQEKTLLDHGNKVDPLKMQQDKERLERRQREERAKIEAQIRVAEAASRMKEELDLKQKREREREAARAAVHKMEKTVDLEENLWIQKELDMLLGCSLSHTRSLLEQLGLFIKVESMEDDYEVNLNVDGEEGEIFS; this is encoded by the exons ATGATTGCGGCTGAAACCATTTTATCAAACAAGAACTTCACGCTTAAGTTCTCCaagaaaagaatagaagccACACCTGGTACGGGATCATGTGAGCAGGGGCAGCAGGTCTCATTTGTTGATGAGCAGAATCACAGTAGTTTTGTGAATGCAAATGATCAATCTGAGATAAAGAAGATGCACAATTCCGTGAGTTGTCCTTCTGGAAGTGGAAAGAAGTTGGATCCCGAGTATTTGAAGGCAAAATCCTCTATGTCAGGGTCTAACAAGCGTGGACCCCTACAGTTGATAGAGTGTCAAAGGGAGAAGAGGCAAAAGATGGACCGTAGTGTGGCTTCCCAGTGTTCTACCATTTTGAAAAAACTGATGACTCATCCAGCTGGTTGGGTTTTCAACAAACCAGTGGATCCTGCGGCATTAAACATTCCAGATTATTTCTCGATTATAAAGAACCCCATGGATTTGGGAACAATAAAGTCCAAACTAGTGAAGAATATGTATTTTGGCACTGAAGAGTTTGAGGCTGACATTAGACTGACCTTTTCCAATGCAATGCTCTACAATCCTCCTGATAATAGCGTCCACAAAATGGCAGTGGAATTAAACAACATTTTTGAGACAAGATGGAAAGCTTTTGAGGGAAAGTGGAATCGTGAAAGCTTGAAAGTTGGGCAAGGGAAACTTTTGAGTGGACGAGTGAAAGAGACTAATGACACAAGACAAAATGTTGATAAAGCACCTCCTTCGCATAATAATTTGTTGCTTAAGAGGTCAATGCCATCTGTTCAGAAGGTCACAAGGACTTCTGATGGAAGAGATGTTGAA CTAGCCAAGACGGCACGGAACTGCACACAAAAGTCATCAGGAAAAGACTTCCAAAAAG GTGTTGACAGTGGTAATAGACATGCTTGTGGCTCTGTCAATTCCAAAGTTCCATTGAGCCCGATTGTTCGCAAATGTGGTAGATGTGGAAACAGTACATGCCAATGCATACTACCTTGTGATTCATCAACCCATCCATCCTCAAGTG ATTTGTCTTCAGAAAGATCATTGGGTAGAGATCATCGTGTATGTGGTGTTGATGCTTCCATACAG GATTGTCAGGCTAAAAGCATGTCAGTATCCCAAACGAGCAAAACACGGCCAGATTCTGATG GGGCTGTAAGTGCTTTTGACGATGAAAATGCATGCCTTACTTCCCAGCCCACACTTTCTGCTACAGATGGTGCTTCTCAAGGAG ATTTTGATGTACATCTTTCACCAAAGAAGGCCCTCCGGGTGGCAATGCTGAAGAGCCGCTATGCGGAAACTATTCTGAAAGCACAAGAGAAGACACTGCTTGACCAT GGTAACAAAGTTGACCCCTTGAAGATGCAGCAGGATAAGGAAAGATTAGAAAGGAGACAACGCGAAG AGAGGGCTAAAATTGAAGCCCAAATTAGAGTGGCTGAAGCTGCCTCACGAATGAAGGAAGAGCTTGATCTGAAGCAGAAGCgggaaagagaaagggaagCTGCTCGAGCTGCGGTTCACAAG ATGGAAAAAACTGTTGATCTTGAAGAGAATTTGTGGATTCAGAAGGAACTGGATATGTTGCTTGGCTGTTCTTTGTCTCACACGCGCTCCCTATTAGAGCAGCTAGGTTTGTTTATCAAAGTTGAGTCCATGGAAGATGATTATGAGGTGAATCTGAATGTAGATGGAGAGGAAGGGGAGATTTTTTCATGA